One Pseudomonas sp. AN-1 genomic region harbors:
- the selO gene encoding protein adenylyltransferase SelO: protein MTTLDQLEFDNRFARLGDTFSTAVAPQPIEQPRLVVASPAAMALLDLDPAESARAEFVALCAGQQLWSSAEPRAMVYSGHQFGMYNPQLGDGRGLLLGEVVNAAGEHWDLHLKGAGYTPYSRMGDGRAVLRSSIREFLASEHLAALGIPTTRALCVVASDTPVWRERAETAATLLRLSPSHLRFGHFEFFYYTRQHDALRQLAEHALDCHFAECRAQEQPFAAMFGQVVERTAELIALWQAYGFCHGVMNTDNMSLLGLTFDYGPYAFLDDFDARHVCNHSDSGGRYSFENQVPIAHWNLSALGQALTPLVAVDELREALGRFLPRYQAAWLQRMRLRLGLRTAEDGDEALVQRLLALMQMGGVDYPLFFRRLGDAPAAEALRVLRTDFVDLAGFDAWGADLLARLAREGSDDQAARCARMHAVNPRYVLRNYLAQQAIEAAERGDYSLVRELHAVLARPFAEQPGMERYAERPPEWGKHLEISCSS from the coding sequence GTGACCACTCTCGACCAGCTCGAATTCGACAACCGCTTCGCCCGCCTGGGCGACACCTTCTCCACCGCCGTGGCGCCGCAGCCGATCGAGCAGCCGCGCCTGGTGGTGGCCAGCCCGGCGGCCATGGCGCTGCTCGACCTCGATCCGGCCGAGAGCGCACGGGCGGAGTTCGTCGCGCTGTGCGCCGGACAGCAGCTGTGGAGCAGCGCCGAGCCGCGGGCGATGGTCTACTCCGGCCACCAGTTCGGCATGTACAACCCGCAGCTCGGCGACGGCCGCGGCCTGCTGCTCGGCGAGGTGGTCAACGCCGCCGGCGAGCACTGGGACCTGCATCTCAAGGGTGCCGGCTACACCCCCTACTCACGCATGGGCGACGGCCGCGCGGTGCTGCGCAGCTCGATCCGCGAATTCCTCGCCAGCGAACACCTGGCCGCGCTGGGCATCCCCACCACCCGCGCGCTGTGCGTGGTGGCCTCCGACACCCCGGTATGGCGCGAGCGCGCCGAGACCGCCGCCACGCTGCTGCGCCTGTCGCCCAGCCACCTGCGCTTCGGCCACTTCGAGTTCTTCTACTACACCCGCCAGCACGACGCCCTGCGCCAGCTCGCCGAGCACGCCCTGGACTGCCACTTCGCCGAGTGCCGCGCGCAGGAGCAGCCGTTCGCCGCCATGTTCGGCCAGGTGGTCGAGCGCACCGCCGAGCTGATCGCCCTGTGGCAGGCCTACGGCTTCTGCCACGGGGTGATGAACACCGACAACATGTCGCTGCTCGGCCTGACCTTCGACTACGGTCCCTACGCCTTCCTCGACGACTTCGACGCCCGCCACGTGTGCAACCACTCCGACAGCGGCGGGCGCTACAGCTTCGAGAACCAGGTGCCGATCGCCCACTGGAACCTCTCCGCGCTGGGCCAGGCGCTGACTCCGCTGGTGGCGGTGGACGAGCTGCGCGAAGCGCTCGGCCGCTTCCTGCCGCGCTACCAGGCCGCCTGGCTGCAGCGCATGCGTCTGCGCCTCGGCCTGCGCACGGCCGAGGACGGCGACGAGGCCCTGGTGCAGCGCCTGCTGGCGCTGATGCAGATGGGCGGCGTGGACTACCCGCTGTTCTTCCGCCGCCTGGGCGATGCGCCGGCCGCCGAAGCCCTGCGCGTCCTGCGCACGGACTTCGTCGATCTGGCCGGCTTCGACGCCTGGGGCGCCGACCTGCTCGCCCGCCTGGCCCGCGAAGGCAGCGACGACCAGGCCGCGCGATGCGCGCGGATGCACGCGGTCAATCCGCGCTACGTGCTGCGCAACTACCTGGCCCAGCAGGCCATCGAGGCCGCCGAGCGGGGCGACTACAGCCTGGTGCGCGAGCTGCACGCGGTGCTGGCGCGACCGTTCGCCGAACAGCCGGGGATGGAGCGCTACGCCGAACGCCCGCCGGAGTGGGGCAAGCATCTGGAGATCAGTTGCTCGTCGTGA